The proteins below come from a single Magallana gigas chromosome 10, xbMagGiga1.1, whole genome shotgun sequence genomic window:
- the LOC105322522 gene encoding peptidoglycan recognition protein isoform X3, which translates to MNVKTKLDGTVPTTTPGSLDPTAVRPSPKLPGCPTIITRDEWGAMPPSHAMTLLTETPKYVFIHHGATSPCSTQQECSTRVRSYQTFHMSAPPAGRGWWDIGYSFMVGEDGNVYEGRGWDQVGAHTYGYNSVGLGISFIGDFRDRLPNPNAIHAAQALIKCGMENGKIIGNYILKGHRDVGNTECPGQTLYDYIQTWPHYNRN; encoded by the exons ATGAATGTTAAAACCAAATTAGACG GTACAGTTCCAACGACCACTCCCGGTTCTCTTGACCCAACAGCCGTCAGGCCATCTCCCAAGTTACCCGGATGTCCTACAATCATCACGCGTGATGAGTGGGGCGCCATGCCGCCTTCTCATGCCATGACGCTCTTAACAGAGACGCCAAAATACGTGTTCATTCATCACGGAGCCACGAGCCCATGCTCCACGCAGCAGGAATGTTCAACGCGTGTACGCTCTTACCAAACATTCCACATGTCAGCGCCCCCTGCCGGTCGAg GGTGGTGGGACATCGGCTACAGCTTCATGGTGGGCGAGGACGGCAACGTGTACGAGGGGCGTGGCTGGGACCAGGTGGGCGCTCACACGTACGGATACAACAGTGTGGGGCTGG GTATCTCTTTCATCGGGGACTTTCGGGACAGGCTTCCGAATCCTAACGCCATCCATGCTGCCCAAGCGCTCATCAAATGTGGGATGGAGAACGGAAAGATAATCGGGAACTACATACTAAAGGGGCACCGTGACGTAGGAAACACGGAGTGTCCAGGGCAAACACTGTACGATTACATTCAAACTTGGCCCCATTACAACAGAAACTGA